A single region of the Neodiprion pinetum isolate iyNeoPine1 chromosome 5, iyNeoPine1.2, whole genome shotgun sequence genome encodes:
- the LOC124220245 gene encoding vacuolar protein sorting-associated protein 26C — translation MAINLDIKLKRANKIYHEGEIVSGIILLKCNSDVKHDGIFLTMEGSVNLQLSSKNVGIFEAFYNSVKPIQLVQYTLDVAPAGKIPSGKTEIPFELPLKPRGNKPLYETYHGVFVSIQYLVRCDIKRSFLAKDVSKSLEFIMEDKPVNLQLQKAHSKIVFYKITPESLQNIRERTGVPKFLISGRLDSVCCKLTQPLTGEVIIEHCEVPIKSIELQLVRVETCGCAEGYSRDATEIQNIQIGEGNVCTGLAIPVYMIFPRLFTCPTLNTSNFKVEFEVNLIVVFEDDYLVTENFPITLTRH, via the exons ATGGCAATAAATTTGGATATCAAGCTCAAGAGAGCCAACAAAATATATCACGAAGGG GAAATTGTGTCGGGAATAATACTGCTCAAATGCAACTCTGATGTTAAGCACGATGGCATTTTCCTCACTATGGAAGGTTCGGTGAACCTTCAGTTGAGCTCAAAAAATGTTGGAATATTCGAGGCGTTTTATAACTCTGTCAAG CCGATCCAGCTGGTGCAGTATACGCTGGACGTAGCCCCAGCAGGTAAAATACCAAGTGGCAAAACTGAGATTCCTTTTGAGTTGCCGCTGAAGCCAAGAGGCAACAAACCTCTGTACGAAACTTACCATGGGGTATTCGTCAGCATTCAGTATTTGGTTCGCTGCGATATCAAGCGAAGCTTCCTGGCAAAAGATGTTAGCAAGTCTTTGGAATTTATCATGGAAGATAAGCCGGTGAATTTACAGTTGCAAAAAGCTCACTCTAAAATagtattttacaaaataacaCCAGAGTCGCTTCAGAACATCAGAGAAAGAACTGGCGTACCAAAATTCCTGATATCTGGAAGACTTGACTCTGTCTGCTGTAAATTAACTCAGCCCTTAACCGGAGAG gTGATTATTGAACACTGCGAAGTACCCATAAAGTCGATTGAGCTTCAGTTGGTGAGAGTGGAAACATGCGGATGTGCGGAAGGATATTCTAGAGATG CTACGGagatacaaaatatacaaataggAGAAGGTAACGTTTGCACTGGGCTAGCGATACCAGTTTACATGATATTCCCACGGCTGTTTACCTGCCCGACATTGAATACAAGTAATTTCAAAGTTG AGTTCGAAGTAAACCTAATAGTCGTATTTGAGGACGACTATTTGGTCACAGAAAACTTTCCAATCACTCTAACAAGGCACTAA